One window of the Podospora pseudopauciseta strain CBS 411.78 chromosome 4, whole genome shotgun sequence genome contains the following:
- the PAN5_1 gene encoding 2-dehydropantoate 2-reductase (Ketopantoate reductase) (KPA reductase) (KPR) (COG:E; EggNog:ENOG503NY0S) produces the protein MLLSDRAIHILGVGNLGKYVAHALATHYPRLPVTLIFRKKDSYDKFVDGGRKITKWIDEHTQDSKSGFRAEWIGQSRPGSPHISNLIVATKGQQTLTPVGFLSPRLDRNSTVLLLQNGMGVKEELDSQILAFRSPEHRPSYWAGVCSTGVFGRGDPSRPVCPFTFQVAGSGPLNIGPFSESQEIEKQHPLRRALEKCHPTLRTEFLDYEKIKLARLRKLVMNAVINPLTAVHRCPNGWLRSLERFKALPDHPVTGITAEYRPSSLVAEIGPIVRAVLDLPSGNPKLDEAWSDLALLREALLLADRTGENRSSMLQDVEGGRETEIDYICGWLIKKARELGLKCPRGTQNLYHHIKFRKWENGEELRRLGPSPRGAASVEDMKAMDKSIGDRDMVTVEKPEWLKAKVTVETPEWLKPKAVNKGDKPWGKAPKRANKYMSKAQGPGKGKR, from the coding sequence ATGTTGCTGTCAGATCGTGCCATCCATATCCTCGGGGTTGGAAACCTCGGCAAATATGTCGCACACGCACTGGCAACACACTACCCAAGACTTCCCGTGACCTTGATCTTCCGCAAAAAAGACTCCTACGACAAGTTCGTCGACGGCGGCAGGAAAATCACAAAATGGATCGATGAACACACCCAAGACTCCAAATCCGGCTTCAGAGCCGAGTGGATCGGACAGTCCAGGCCTGGCTCACCACACATCAGCAATCTGATCGTCGCAACAAAGGGTCAGCAAACACTCACTCCTGTCGGCTTCCTTTCACCCCGCCTCGATCGCAACTCGAccgtcttgctgctgcagaACGGCATGGGTGTCAAGGAAGAACTCGACTCCCAGATCCTCGCCTTCCGATCCCCAGAGCACCGCCCCTCATACTGGGCAGGCGTCTGCAGCACTGGCGTCTTTGGCCGCGGCGACCCTAGCCGCCCAGTCTGCCCCTTCACCTTCCAAGTGGCTGGGTCCGGCCCGCTCAACATCGGACCCTTCAGCGAGAGTCAGGAGATAGAAAAGCAACATCCCCTCCGCCGGGCCCTCGAGAAATGTCACCCAACCCTTCGGACCGAGTTTCTGGACTATGAAAAGATCAAACTCGCCCGGCTGCGCAAGCTGGTCATGAACGCTGTCATCAACCCCCTGACGGCCGTACATAGATGCCCCAACGGTTGGCTTCGGAGTTTGGAAAGATTCAAGGCTCTGCCGGACCATCCAGTCACTGGTATCACCGCCGAGTATAGGCCGTCTTCACTAGTGGCAGAAATCGGCCCCATTGTCCGTGCCGTGCTCGACCTACCCTCGGGAAACCCAAAACTTGACGAGGCCTGGTCGGATCTAGCCTTGCTCAGAGAGGCTCTTCTGCTGGCCGATCGCACCGGTGAGAACCGGAGCTCCATGTTGCAAGATGTGGAGGGTGGCCGAGAGACGGAGATTGACTACATCTGCGGCTGGCTTatcaagaaggcgagggagttGGGGCTGAAGTGCCCAAGGGGGACGCAAAATTTGTATCACCATATCAAGTTCCGCAAGTGGGAGAATGGCGAGGAGTTGAGGAGGCTAGGGCCGTCACCACGTGGAGCGGCATCTGTGGAAGATATGAAGGCGATGGATAAATCCATAGGAGATAGGGACATGGTGACGGTAGAAAAGCCTGAGTGGCTCAAAGCCAAGGTGACGGTAGAAACACCTGAGTGGCTCAAACCCAAGGCGGTGAACAAAGGCGATAAACCCTGGGGAAAGGCGCCAAAGAGGGCAAATAAATACATGTCAAAGGCTCAAGGGCCTGGCAAAGGCAAGAGGTAA
- a CDS encoding hypothetical protein (EggNog:ENOG503PDT1), whose translation MSLIELPAEILLQIFDHVGLSYFRSDLSRLRVCKRWNGLAHIVCFREACITTKMLRRMASSPYAESSLREMEILDLNLEGFGTVRRGTVLDPKDSSWNYVPDQSSLQRRTMELNDDLVHLATIIKQSRKLRTLRIKAIKPSNPVFEIRETYLFPSTLRALLLSTNNLTALELDLYGTRPEPEGHPHHGDDGHVCPMIGALLPTLQRLRLRVRTICADALRPPRDFPGPLPLRVLLVDFVLTEELANEKSRFTARCGGPGRFVRLAQVVRGAVLSRARALLPHTSAPKMVRILTRTISGDEIQGINVLTGKNIKVRKGAEWDDDSEVMMD comes from the coding sequence ATGTCACTCATAGAACTTCCAGCCGAGATCCTTCTTCAAATCTTCGACCATGTGGGCTTATCATACTTCCGCTCAGACCTATCACGCCTCAGAGTCTGTAAGCGATGGAACGGACTTGCCCATATCGTGTGCTTTCGCGAGGCCTGCATCACGACCAAGATGCTACGAAGAATGGCGTCGTCTCCATACGCGGAATCAAGTCTCCGCGAGATGGAGATTCTCGACCTGAACCTGGAAGGCTTCGGCACTGTCCGGCGGGGGACTGTCTTGGACCCGAAAGATTCCAGCTGGAATTACGTCCCGGATCAATCGTCATTGCAAAGGAGGACAATGGAACTAAACGACGATCTCGTCCACCtcgccaccatcatcaaacaatCCCGAAAATTACGCACCCTGCGCATCAAAGCTATCAAGCCATCGAACCCTGTTTTTGAAATCCGAGAGACGTacctcttcccatccacgCTACGCGCCTTGCTCCTatcaaccaacaaccttACCGCCCTGGAGCTAGACCTCTACGGTACTCGACCAGAACCAGAGGGTCATCCCCACCACGGCGATGACGGCCACGTCTGCCCGATGATCGGCGCGCTTCTCCCAACGTTGCAGCGTCTACGGCTGCGCGTGCGCACCATCTGCGCCGATGCCCTTAGACCTCCGCGAGATTTCCCCGGTCCTCTTCCTTTGCGTGTGCTGCTTGTTGACTTTGTATTGACCGAGGAGCTGGCAAACGAAAAGTCAAGGTTCACCGCACGCTGCGGTGGCCCGGGGAGATTTGTCAGGTTGGCCCAGGTGGTGAGAGGGGCTGTTCTGAGCCGGGCGCGGGCTCTTTTGCCGCATACGTCTGCTCCCAAGATGGTGAGGATACTGACGCGTACCATTTCGGGCGATGAGATTCAAGGGATTAATGTGTTGACTGGTAAGAATATTAAAGTCAGAAAGGGTGCGGAGTGGGATGATGATTCTGAGGTCATGATGGATTGA